A single region of the Salvia miltiorrhiza cultivar Shanhuang (shh) chromosome 8, IMPLAD_Smil_shh, whole genome shotgun sequence genome encodes:
- the LOC131000044 gene encoding MLO-like protein 3, which produces MAAGGGGGGANRSLQETPTWALATVCFIFIFLGIFIEHLINLAGHWFKKHRKAALYEAIEKLKTVLMQLGFMSLILTVTQRSISKICIANEAADYMLPCRRQSQTKTTQHLNKSQFQPHHQRLLLAAASAPSNSSDYCESKGKTSVMSVEGMNQLNIFIFVLAAMQIVYSLATMGLGRAKMKKWKSWEKETQTIDYMTANDPERFRYTRQTTFGRRHIATNSSHLWIKCFFRQFFKSVAKVDYFTLRHGFISAHLSTNNSFNFRKYIQRSLEDDFKAVVGINPIMWFVVVIFLLVDVHGWNVYLWVSFIPLLIVLFVGTKLEIIVDKMAMQLANNSAVIKGTPLVQPDSNLFWFKRPQLVLTLLHFTLFMNAFELSFFIWVTWQFGINSCYHENVEIFVIRVVLAITVQVLCSYITLPLYALVTQMGSKYKSAILEEHTIHALKQWHENVKHKRKINDQSPPPTIQGDSTAAPATRRSNSGTSTSSTSHRRPPTFRDIASDDEDEIVEIQIQNQIQNEHDFDQIKSLAT; this is translated from the exons ATGgctgccggcggcggcggcggcggcgcgaaCCGATCTCTGCAAGAAACCCCCACTTGGGCTCTTGCAACCGTTTgtttcatcttcatcttcctcgGCATTTTTATCGAGCATTTGATTAACCTAGCCGGCCAT TGGTTCAAGAAACATAGGAAGGCTGCTCTTTATGAAGCTATCGAGAAGCTTAAGACAG TTTTGATGCAGTTGGGATTCATGTCACTGATATTAACAGTGACACAAAGATCTATTTCCAAAATATGCATAGCAAATGAAGCTGCAGATTATATGCTTCCATGCCGCCGCCAGTCACAAACAAAGACAACACAACATCTAAATAAATCACAATTCCAACCTCATCATCAAAGATTGTTGCTAGCTGCAGCTTCTGCACCTTCAAATTCTTCTGATTATTGCGAATCCAAG GGGAAGACTTCAGTGATGTCAGTAGAGGGTATGAATCAGCTCAACATTTTCATATTTGTGCTAGCAGCTATGCAGATTGTGTATAGTTTGGCAACTATGGGATTAGGAAGGGCTAAG ATGAAGAAGTGGAAAAGTTGGGAAAAAGAGACTCAAACTATAGACTACATGACAGCAAATG aTCCAGAAAGATTTAGATATACAAGACAAACCACGTTCGGACGTCGACATATTGCTACAAATTCTTCTCACCTTTGGatt AAATGTTTTTTCCGGCAATTCTTCAAGTCTGTGGCAAAAGTCGACTATTTCACTCTGCGACATGGATTTATTTCg GCTCATTTATCAACAAATAATTCCTTCAATTTTCGGAAATATATTCAACGATCTTTGGAAGACGATTTCAAAGCTGTTGTCGGCATAAA CCCAATCATGTGGTTCGTGGTGGTTATATTCTTGTTGGTCGATGTACATG GATGGAACGTCTACCTTTGGGTCTCATTTATACCTCTACTC atAGTTCTGTTCGTGGGAACAAAATTGGAAATAATAGTGGATAAAATGGCAATGCAATTAGCAAATAATAGCGCAGTGATTAAGGGAACTCCATTGGTGCAGCCAGACAGCAATCTCTTCTGGTTCAAACGCCCCCAACTCGTCTTGACGCTTCTTCATTTTACTCTCTTCATG AACGCATTTGAGTTGTCCTTCTTCATATGGGTTACG TGGCAATTTGGGATAAATTCCTGCTACCACGAAAATGTCGAGATCTTTGTTATCAGGGTTGTATTAGC GATTACAgtacaagttctttgcagttacATCACTCTCCCCCTCTATGCCCTTGTTACTCAG aTGGGGTCTAAATATAAGAGTGCAATACTAGAGGAACACACAATCCATGCATTAAAACAATGGCATGAAAACGTGAAGCACAAGAGAAAGATTAATGATCAGTCGCCGCCTCCCACCATTCAAGGCGATTCCACGGCGGCGCCGGCGACGCGGCGGAGCAACAGCGGCACAAGTACTTCCTCCACGTCCCATCGGCGGCCGCCCACTTTTAGGGATATTGCttctgatgatgaagatgagatcGTTGAAATCCAAATACAAAATCAAATCCAAAATGAACATGATTTTGATCAAATTAAGAGTTTAGCCACATAA